A portion of the Mesobacillus sp. AQ2 genome contains these proteins:
- a CDS encoding sugar transferase, whose protein sequence is MANNSYMAKEALLLEDFKEKKNYMFLKRLIDIIGSFIGIFLLGFVFIVTAIAIKLDDPKGPVFFAQKRVGLNGKEFNMFKFRSMVTNAEEKLEELLRYNEIQGAMFKMKNDPRITKVGRIIRKTSIDELPQLFNVLRGEMSLVGPRPPLPREVKEYTDYDMQRLFVVPGCTGLWQVSGRSSIGFDEMVNLDLQYIAKRSIWFDLKIIIKTVFVLLLNKDDAY, encoded by the coding sequence ATGGCTAATAACAGTTATATGGCTAAAGAAGCTCTCTTACTGGAGGACTTTAAAGAGAAAAAAAATTACATGTTTTTAAAAAGATTGATAGATATTATTGGTTCGTTCATTGGCATTTTCCTTTTAGGTTTTGTTTTTATTGTCACTGCAATTGCTATAAAGCTTGATGATCCCAAAGGTCCAGTTTTCTTTGCACAAAAAAGAGTGGGCTTGAATGGAAAAGAATTTAATATGTTTAAGTTCCGGTCAATGGTAACGAATGCTGAGGAGAAACTCGAAGAACTTCTCAGATATAATGAGATTCAAGGCGCGATGTTTAAAATGAAGAATGATCCGAGAATTACGAAAGTAGGAAGGATTATTCGTAAGACTAGTATTGATGAATTACCTCAATTGTTTAATGTTTTAAGAGGTGAAATGAGTCTCGTAGGACCAAGGCCGCCACTTCCGAGAGAAGTTAAGGAGTACACGGATTATGATATGCAAAGATTGTTTGTGGTGCCTGGATGTACAGGTCTATGGCAAGTAAGCGGCAGAAGCTCTATTGGTTTCGATGAAATGGTGAATTTGGATTTACAATATATAGCTAAACGCAGCATATGGTTTGATTTGAAAATCATTATTAAGACAGTGTTCGTTTTGCTCCTTAACAAAGATGATGCTTACTAA
- a CDS encoding S8 family serine peptidase, with product MFKKIINLVLISSLALLITTPLGVSATSSVNDVYKNKKKTSEHFTSFIKIENINQNYKNLFSNTSENVNKELYKKDEIIVKYKSVKDFNKLGTVEKQLGLKVEKNFKTTGAKLIKVPEGKSIDETIKKLKETNLVEYAEPNYKRYINSVEDPLYSELWGLKNFGQSVQGYIGKSGIDIKAENAWTKTKGSSNKVIAVLDSGIDINHPDLKNNIWKNTGEIPGDGIDNDKNGYIDDVNGWDFYWGNKTVFDDPDEDSHGTHVSGTIAASANSIGVIGVAPNVKIMPLKIMGNSGGYDSDAILAIDYAKSKGIKIVNMSWGGPGFSNALYDAMKSSNILFIAAAGNNGVNNDYSSQASFPASFDLPNIVSVAALNNTGNLANFSAYGPKTVDVAAPGTAILSTLPKSYYQSDYSKAYAYGDGTSMAAPHVTGLAALISSANPGYTVSQIKRSIIESVDPLSSLTGKIFSGGLVNAGRAINYSLDNDIPGVALNGTQVAGSVDSATDKDDVYSIKLLKGERVTINLSGDKGTDFDLYLYNGSASTVSSNSGIVAYSEKNGSSSESITFRAPAAGTYFIDIYAFEGKGAYKLNARFGAPSAVYENTAGEFVYTGSWNRNENSNSSAGSYHSTNKSGSQMVFVFNGTGIRLSALKDSVQGIAKVTIDGTSSLINLYSSSKEYNTVIYEKTGLYNGRHTLKIEWTGQTGSKTSRTATSINLDTITVLGGLSSYIIEDNNNTITKSGTWGTSKSSSYSGGSAIYSSTKGRTAEVSFTGNGIRLLATRAANRGLFDVYIDGKFEKSINTYSSGTIHKAVVFEKNGLPSGSHKIKLVIRGEHSASSSGNYVYLDAFIVSSSKQITVQENKVVRKGEWINHQLSKYSGESSIFSSSAGHTAELTFTGRSVKVLGSKYTNRGTADIYIDGKYIKTINTYSSIPVYKAVLFETNNLTSGNHKIKIIIKGQKSSVSTGTKVFLDAVLIS from the coding sequence ATGTTTAAAAAGATTATAAATCTTGTTTTAATCAGTAGTTTAGCTTTATTAATTACAACACCCTTAGGGGTCAGTGCAACATCAAGTGTAAATGATGTGTACAAAAATAAGAAAAAAACTTCAGAGCATTTTACTTCCTTCATTAAAATAGAAAATATAAACCAAAATTACAAAAATCTTTTTTCTAACACATCTGAAAATGTTAATAAAGAATTATATAAAAAAGATGAAATCATTGTTAAATATAAGTCTGTTAAAGATTTTAATAAACTAGGAACGGTAGAAAAACAACTGGGATTAAAGGTAGAAAAAAATTTTAAAACCACAGGTGCTAAACTAATAAAAGTTCCAGAAGGCAAAAGTATTGATGAAACAATAAAAAAGTTAAAAGAAACTAATCTTGTTGAATATGCAGAACCAAATTACAAGCGTTATATCAATTCAGTTGAAGATCCGTTGTATTCAGAACTATGGGGACTAAAGAACTTTGGTCAGTCCGTCCAAGGGTATATAGGAAAAAGCGGAATTGATATAAAAGCAGAAAATGCATGGACTAAAACTAAAGGGAGTTCCAATAAGGTCATTGCAGTTCTTGATTCTGGAATTGATATCAACCATCCGGATTTAAAGAATAACATATGGAAAAACACAGGGGAGATTCCGGGGGATGGGATTGATAATGATAAGAATGGCTATATTGATGATGTGAATGGCTGGGATTTTTACTGGGGAAATAAGACTGTATTTGATGACCCTGATGAGGATAGCCACGGAACACACGTCAGTGGTACTATTGCGGCTTCAGCCAATTCCATTGGTGTAATAGGAGTAGCGCCAAACGTGAAGATTATGCCTCTTAAAATAATGGGTAACTCAGGCGGATATGATTCGGATGCTATATTAGCAATTGATTATGCTAAATCAAAAGGAATTAAAATTGTCAACATGTCATGGGGTGGACCTGGCTTTAGTAATGCACTATATGATGCCATGAAATCCTCAAATATCCTTTTTATTGCAGCTGCAGGCAATAATGGCGTGAATAATGATTATTCAAGTCAAGCTAGTTTTCCTGCCAGTTTCGATCTTCCAAATATTGTTTCAGTCGCTGCACTTAATAATACAGGTAATCTGGCGAATTTTTCTGCGTACGGCCCCAAGACAGTAGATGTTGCAGCACCAGGGACGGCCATTTTGAGCACTCTGCCAAAATCATATTATCAATCCGATTATAGCAAAGCGTATGCCTACGGTGATGGAACTTCAATGGCTGCTCCGCATGTAACAGGTTTAGCTGCACTTATATCTAGTGCAAATCCCGGGTATACTGTCAGTCAGATCAAAAGATCCATTATAGAATCTGTCGACCCACTTTCTTCATTAACAGGGAAAATTTTTTCTGGAGGGTTGGTGAATGCAGGAAGGGCTATAAATTATTCGTTGGACAATGATATCCCGGGAGTTGCATTAAATGGGACTCAGGTAGCAGGGAGCGTTGATTCAGCTACAGATAAGGACGATGTTTATTCTATTAAACTATTAAAAGGTGAGAGAGTTACAATTAATCTATCGGGAGATAAAGGAACCGATTTTGATTTATATCTATACAACGGATCCGCTTCAACCGTAAGTTCAAACTCGGGTATAGTTGCCTATTCAGAAAAAAACGGTTCATCATCAGAATCAATAACTTTTAGAGCGCCTGCAGCAGGTACATATTTTATTGATATTTATGCGTTCGAAGGTAAAGGAGCTTATAAATTGAATGCCAGGTTCGGAGCCCCTTCGGCGGTATATGAAAATACTGCTGGGGAGTTTGTTTATACTGGAAGCTGGAATAGAAATGAAAACAGTAATTCCTCCGCTGGCTCTTATCATTCAACGAACAAAAGCGGTTCACAAATGGTATTCGTTTTCAATGGAACCGGCATTCGGCTTTCTGCTTTAAAAGACTCTGTTCAAGGAATTGCAAAAGTAACTATTGATGGAACATCTTCGCTTATTAATCTATATTCTAGCAGTAAAGAATATAATACTGTTATTTATGAAAAGACAGGCCTTTATAATGGCCGACACACATTAAAAATCGAATGGACAGGGCAAACTGGAAGCAAAACAAGCCGGACAGCGACTTCAATTAATCTAGATACTATAACAGTGTTAGGTGGATTATCTTCTTATATAATTGAAGATAACAACAACACTATTACCAAGTCGGGAACATGGGGAACAAGCAAAAGTTCATCTTATTCAGGTGGTTCAGCCATTTACAGTAGTACAAAGGGAAGAACGGCAGAAGTTTCGTTTACAGGTAATGGAATTAGGTTATTGGCAACAAGAGCTGCAAACAGGGGCTTATTTGATGTGTATATTGACGGAAAGTTTGAAAAATCGATCAACACTTACTCATCAGGTACAATTCACAAAGCTGTGGTGTTTGAAAAAAATGGACTTCCATCTGGCTCCCATAAAATCAAACTCGTCATCAGAGGAGAACATTCTGCTAGTTCTTCCGGTAACTATGTTTATCTAGATGCTTTTATTGTGTCATCGTCCAAGCAAATTACTGTACAGGAAAACAAGGTTGTTCGCAAAGGGGAGTGGATAAATCATCAGCTTTCAAAGTATAGCGGTGAGTCATCTATTTTTTCCTCATCAGCTGGACATACAGCAGAGCTAACTTTTACAGGCCGTTCTGTGAAAGTACTTGGATCAAAATACACCAATCGTGGAACAGCTGATATTTATATAGACGGAAAATATATCAAAACAATAAATACTTATTCATCTATTCCCGTTTACAAGGCAGTCCTATTCGAAACTAATAATCTTACATCAGGCAATCACAAGATAAAGATTATCATAAAAGGCCAAAAATCTTCTGTCTCAACTGGCACCAAGGTATTTTTGGATGCAGTCCTTATCAGCTAA
- a CDS encoding MBOAT family O-acyltransferase, protein MVFSNLVFLFAFLPIVLFFYYIIKPELKNIVLLIASLIFYAWGEPQYVFLMLFSILINYLFGLGIDKFRSSIQRKVFLWISIIANIGILGYFKYSGFLIENINSLLNTNIEIKQLPLPIGISFFTFQAMSYVIDVYRNNAKVQKNIFSLALYISLFPQLVAGPIVRYNDVDEQISHRIVTIEKFNEGIKRFIIGLSKKVLLANGFASIADSIFSTPANELSVLSAWIGILAYTLQIYFDFSGYSDMAIGLGKMFGFDFLENFNYPYISKSVSEFWRRWHMSLGNWFKDYLYIPLGGNRKGKLAAIRNLLIVWTATGFWHGASWTFMAWGFYYGILIVLEKYGFLRFIEKLWTPIQHVYTLIIVMIGWVFFRADNFSYSLDFLQRMFSFKNTVDRTALLFINENWILFIMGFIFSIPILPWIKQLYSKNPSTVLKPIFTLASTGVYMLLLVAVMMFLVNSTYNPFIYFRF, encoded by the coding sequence TTGGTTTTTAGTAACCTAGTCTTTTTGTTCGCCTTTTTACCAATTGTTTTATTTTTTTATTATATAATTAAGCCTGAATTAAAAAATATCGTATTATTGATTGCTAGTTTAATTTTTTATGCGTGGGGAGAGCCACAGTATGTTTTCTTGATGCTATTTTCCATATTAATCAATTATTTATTTGGTTTGGGTATTGATAAGTTTAGATCTTCTATACAAAGGAAGGTTTTTTTGTGGATTTCTATCATTGCAAATATAGGAATCTTAGGTTATTTCAAATATAGTGGTTTTTTGATTGAAAATATTAACTCACTTTTAAATACAAATATAGAAATTAAACAATTACCTTTGCCCATCGGGATATCTTTTTTTACATTTCAGGCCATGAGTTACGTAATCGACGTCTATCGCAATAACGCAAAAGTACAAAAAAACATATTTTCACTTGCACTTTATATTTCCTTATTCCCCCAATTAGTAGCTGGTCCTATTGTACGTTATAACGATGTAGACGAACAGATATCGCACAGGATAGTTACAATAGAAAAATTTAATGAAGGTATTAAAAGATTTATCATTGGTTTATCTAAAAAAGTTTTATTGGCGAACGGTTTTGCAAGCATTGCTGATTCTATTTTTTCAACTCCTGCCAATGAATTAAGTGTACTATCAGCATGGATTGGTATACTTGCATATACATTACAAATATATTTTGATTTCTCTGGATACAGTGATATGGCCATTGGGCTGGGGAAAATGTTTGGGTTTGATTTTCTGGAAAACTTCAACTATCCCTATATTTCAAAAAGTGTTTCGGAATTTTGGAGAAGATGGCATATGTCATTAGGTAACTGGTTTAAAGACTACCTGTATATCCCGCTGGGTGGGAACAGGAAAGGAAAACTTGCTGCCATTAGAAATCTCCTTATTGTCTGGACTGCGACTGGGTTTTGGCATGGAGCCAGTTGGACATTCATGGCGTGGGGTTTTTATTATGGAATTCTGATTGTTTTAGAGAAATATGGTTTCCTCCGCTTTATTGAAAAGTTGTGGACACCAATACAACATGTATACACCTTAATAATTGTTATGATTGGATGGGTTTTCTTCCGTGCTGACAATTTCTCATATTCATTAGATTTTCTGCAGAGAATGTTTTCCTTTAAAAATACAGTGGATCGAACAGCTTTGCTGTTTATTAACGAGAATTGGATTTTATTTATAATGGGCTTTATTTTCAGTATCCCTATTCTTCCATGGATAAAACAATTATACAGTAAAAATCCATCTACGGTATTGAAGCCGATTTTTACGTTAGCCTCAACTGGTGTGTATATGCTTTTATTGGTTGCAGTCATGATGTTCCTTGTGAATTCAACATATAATCCATTTATTTATTTTAGATTTTAA
- a CDS encoding DHHW family protein, which produces MRIIETTLLPVLFILFLFLIGGYLYLSPDQEVSFVEYRSLQQKPEMTLKGIANGEFVKQYEDYFTDQFPGRNLWLKTYLKLQQLSGKTFLNGYYIAEDGTILPEPLKRFNEKEIKQASVNLNKFAGYASSKGAEVYFFGLPHKTTNVVVKMPSFVEIGKNKEKKDYFYSNLSANNMKIVDISEKFKNKYTQEEINDLYFKTDHHWNAEGAYSGYQIIKETLKHSSVYTDIENKYELKCSNKKFEGSYNRQVYDIVDLRVDKPCIKVPVDNKYSEYKVYVNGKKSAYDKVYAAGIEKNSKLIYGHVFTDDIRKINISNPKVEKGNVLIVKDSYGSPITFDIAQHFRKSTVVDIRYNKKQSLKDILDLDTFDAVIFLYNDGILQGELYEFDKAPL; this is translated from the coding sequence ATGAGAATAATTGAAACCACACTCCTGCCTGTATTGTTTATACTGTTTCTTTTTCTTATAGGAGGATATTTATATCTATCTCCTGACCAGGAAGTTTCTTTTGTAGAGTATCGATCACTACAGCAAAAGCCAGAAATGACTTTAAAAGGAATAGCAAACGGAGAGTTTGTAAAGCAGTACGAGGATTATTTTACAGACCAGTTCCCAGGTCGAAACCTTTGGTTGAAAACATATCTAAAATTGCAACAGCTCTCAGGAAAGACATTTTTAAACGGTTATTATATAGCTGAAGATGGAACGATTTTACCCGAGCCCCTTAAACGATTTAATGAAAAAGAAATTAAGCAAGCAAGTGTAAACTTAAATAAGTTTGCAGGTTATGCCTCCAGTAAAGGAGCAGAAGTTTACTTCTTTGGTTTACCTCATAAAACAACTAATGTTGTAGTTAAAATGCCCTCCTTTGTTGAAATAGGGAAGAACAAAGAAAAGAAAGATTACTTTTATAGTAACTTATCTGCTAACAACATGAAAATAGTGGATATCAGTGAAAAATTTAAAAATAAATATACTCAGGAAGAGATTAATGATCTATATTTCAAAACTGATCATCATTGGAATGCAGAAGGGGCATATAGTGGTTATCAGATTATTAAAGAAACATTAAAGCACTCTTCAGTTTATACCGATATTGAAAATAAATATGAACTAAAATGCAGTAATAAGAAGTTTGAAGGAAGCTACAACAGACAAGTTTACGATATTGTGGATTTAAGAGTTGATAAACCTTGTATTAAAGTTCCCGTAGATAACAAATATAGTGAATATAAAGTATATGTAAATGGAAAGAAATCAGCATATGATAAAGTATACGCGGCTGGGATTGAAAAGAACTCTAAATTGATTTATGGCCATGTTTTCACAGATGATATAAGAAAAATAAACATCTCCAATCCAAAAGTTGAAAAGGGGAATGTGCTAATTGTTAAGGATTCTTATGGTAGCCCTATAACATTCGACATAGCCCAACATTTCCGCAAATCGACTGTAGTTGATATTAGATATAATAAGAAACAGAGCTTAAAAGACATTTTAGATTTAGACACCTTCGATGCTGTAATTTTTTTGTACAATGATGGTATATTGCAAGGTGAGCTATATGAGTTTGATAAAGCCCCTCTCTAA
- the galU gene encoding UTP--glucose-1-phosphate uridylyltransferase GalU, with the protein MKRVRKAIIPAAGLGTRFLPATKAMPKEMLPIVDKPTIQYIVEEAIASGIEDIIIVTGKGKRAIEDHFDHAPELERNLYDKGKFDLLKEVQYSSNLANIHYIRQKEPKGLGHAVWCARSFIGDEPFAVLLGDDIVQSETPCLKQLIDQYDSKGCSVIGVQSVSDDETHRYGIVDPISAEGRLFEVNNFVEKPAPGSAPSNLAIMGRYILTPEIFNFLEAQEEGAGGEIQLTDAIQKLNIHSKVYAYDFEGSRYDVGEKLGFVKTTLEFALQHDDLKYELLEYLEQLVKENNKVNI; encoded by the coding sequence TTGAAAAGAGTTAGAAAGGCAATTATTCCAGCCGCAGGTTTAGGAACAAGGTTTCTTCCCGCTACTAAAGCGATGCCCAAAGAAATGTTGCCAATAGTTGATAAACCAACCATTCAATATATTGTTGAAGAAGCTATTGCTTCTGGAATTGAAGATATAATTATCGTTACTGGAAAGGGCAAAAGGGCTATTGAAGATCATTTTGACCATGCACCAGAATTGGAAAGAAATTTATATGATAAAGGAAAATTTGATTTGCTCAAAGAAGTACAATACTCTTCTAACCTTGCAAACATACATTATATTAGACAAAAAGAACCTAAAGGACTTGGGCATGCAGTTTGGTGTGCAAGGAGTTTTATTGGTGATGAGCCTTTTGCAGTGTTGCTTGGAGATGATATTGTTCAAAGCGAAACTCCGTGCCTTAAGCAGTTAATTGACCAATATGATTCAAAGGGTTGTTCTGTTATAGGGGTACAGTCAGTAAGTGATGATGAAACGCATCGTTATGGAATTGTGGACCCCATTTCAGCCGAAGGCCGATTGTTTGAAGTTAATAATTTTGTAGAAAAACCTGCGCCAGGAAGTGCTCCTTCAAATCTAGCGATTATGGGCAGGTATATACTGACACCTGAAATCTTCAATTTTTTAGAAGCACAAGAAGAAGGAGCTGGAGGCGAAATCCAGTTAACAGATGCAATCCAGAAATTAAACATTCACTCAAAGGTTTATGCTTATGATTTTGAAGGTTCCCGTTATGATGTTGGTGAGAAGTTAGGATTTGTAAAAACAACACTGGAATTTGCTCTCCAGCATGATGATTTGAAATATGAGTTATTAGAATATCTTGAGCAATTGGTAAAAGAGAATAACAAAGTGAATATTTAA
- a CDS encoding N,N-dimethylformamidase beta subunit family domain-containing protein encodes MRMKLLFIILVFFVLGSTKHAAAEGNVSRLSGNDRFDVAIEVAVKGWPGGSEKVYITNYKAFADALAVTPLAYKDNAPVLLTQADILTDKTKKELSRLNPKQAILVGGPASISNSIKTELEKMGIAASRISGKDRFEVASNISRSLGPSDTAIIANGLKFPDALSIAPYAARSGYPILLTGKDRLPDITKKALEGRTKVIVVGGEGSVGPTVFNSLPGRKRISGKDRFEVSANVIKDLNLNTNRFFISTGLTFADALTGSVLAAKQEAPMLLTMPSYVPAPIKKILLPGNAESITVLGGTASVQQSVAGNLYPIENTHSIEGYSNKLSYYPGETIELKIHSPQANFSIDFMRYGKEEKIVSSINNIKGTVQNYFNDAYKEGALWDTAYKFTIPSSWNTGMYAAKVYDGANSFFITFIVKEKTPAFTDIGVLASTNTWQAYNSWGGKSLYSYSIVNGARKYNEFVSFDRPNPGADPSGNIGHLANGEKHIIGWLERNKHSYSMFTERDFNDNPAIIRKFKTIIISTHSEYWSTRMYDGLQNHLKNGGNVLYLSGNGIYWRAALMGDQIEVRKDGGTHSFTGERGGLFYQTGKPETALIGVGYRSTGFSVPAPYKVSNAGHWIFTGTGIKNGDLIGTQGLNKINNSTGGASGWETDQADRYTPKNAIILAKGTNTIGAGAHMVYYDHPGGGGVFSTGSITFGGSLAVDAKLTRIVNNVLGEFK; translated from the coding sequence ATGAGGATGAAACTGTTGTTTATTATTTTGGTGTTTTTTGTACTCGGAAGTACAAAGCACGCAGCGGCGGAAGGTAACGTTTCAAGGTTAAGTGGAAATGACCGTTTTGATGTAGCTATTGAGGTTGCCGTAAAAGGGTGGCCTGGCGGCAGCGAGAAGGTATATATAACAAACTACAAAGCATTTGCAGATGCCCTTGCGGTAACGCCGTTAGCTTATAAGGATAATGCGCCTGTTCTATTGACACAGGCAGATATTCTGACAGATAAGACGAAAAAAGAGCTGAGTAGATTGAACCCAAAACAAGCGATCCTTGTTGGAGGGCCAGCAAGTATTTCTAATAGCATTAAGACTGAACTTGAGAAAATGGGGATAGCTGCATCAAGAATAAGCGGGAAAGACAGATTTGAGGTAGCCTCCAATATTTCAAGATCATTAGGGCCTTCTGATACTGCCATTATCGCTAATGGTTTGAAATTCCCAGACGCCTTATCGATTGCACCTTATGCAGCAAGAAGCGGCTATCCGATTCTTTTGACTGGAAAGGACCGTCTTCCGGATATAACAAAAAAGGCATTGGAGGGACGGACAAAGGTAATTGTTGTAGGAGGAGAGGGCAGTGTAGGGCCGACGGTATTTAACAGCTTGCCAGGCAGAAAACGAATAAGCGGAAAAGACAGATTTGAAGTGTCCGCAAACGTGATAAAGGATTTAAATTTAAATACTAACAGGTTCTTTATTTCCACCGGGTTAACTTTTGCTGATGCTTTAACCGGGTCAGTGCTTGCGGCGAAACAGGAAGCTCCTATGCTTCTTACAATGCCATCATATGTGCCGGCTCCCATAAAAAAAATATTGCTTCCGGGTAATGCGGAATCTATCACAGTTCTTGGGGGGACAGCATCTGTACAGCAATCGGTTGCCGGGAACTTATATCCTATAGAAAATACCCATTCAATTGAAGGGTACTCGAATAAATTAAGTTATTATCCAGGTGAGACCATAGAATTAAAGATTCATTCTCCCCAGGCGAATTTTTCAATAGATTTTATGAGATATGGTAAAGAGGAAAAAATAGTTTCCAGCATAAATAATATTAAAGGTACCGTTCAAAATTATTTCAATGATGCCTATAAAGAGGGGGCACTTTGGGATACTGCTTATAAGTTCACGATACCGTCCAGTTGGAATACTGGTATGTATGCGGCAAAGGTATACGATGGCGCAAATAGCTTTTTTATAACTTTCATTGTAAAGGAAAAAACGCCTGCCTTTACGGATATCGGAGTATTGGCATCGACAAATACCTGGCAGGCATACAACAGCTGGGGCGGTAAGAGTTTGTACAGCTACAGTATTGTGAATGGAGCAAGAAAATATAATGAATTTGTCAGTTTTGACAGACCTAACCCCGGTGCAGATCCATCCGGGAATATAGGACACCTCGCTAACGGTGAAAAGCATATAATAGGCTGGCTGGAGAGGAATAAACATTCATACAGTATGTTTACCGAAAGGGACTTTAACGATAATCCAGCCATTATCCGTAAATTCAAAACTATTATCATTAGCACCCACAGTGAATATTGGTCAACTCGAATGTATGACGGACTTCAAAACCACCTGAAAAATGGAGGCAATGTACTATATCTATCAGGAAACGGAATCTATTGGAGAGCTGCTCTAATGGGTGATCAGATTGAAGTAAGAAAAGATGGCGGCACACACTCATTTACAGGTGAGCGCGGAGGCTTGTTTTATCAAACTGGAAAGCCTGAAACAGCACTAATAGGAGTTGGCTACAGATCAACAGGGTTTTCTGTACCTGCTCCATATAAGGTGAGCAATGCAGGCCACTGGATTTTTACCGGCACAGGCATTAAAAATGGAGACCTAATCGGTACACAGGGTCTAAACAAAATAAACAATTCAACAGGAGGGGCATCCGGCTGGGAAACTGACCAGGCGGACAGATATACGCCAAAGAATGCTATCATACTCGCAAAAGGAACTAATACAATCGGTGCAGGGGCACATATGGTTTATTATGATCATCCTGGGGGAGGCGGTGTGTTTTCTACAGGTTCTATTACTTTTGGGGGTAGCCTGGCGGTGGACGCTAAGCTTACTCGGATTGTGAATAATGTTTTGGGTGAATTTAAATAG